The sequence TGCAGTCCACAAGATTTCTGATTGGGGAATACTGGATACAATATTCTGAACCCCACTCACCATTGAAGGATGATCATCAACAATACAGACTTTCATACAATATCCTCCCTGAGTGGTATAGATGCAAAAACTTCAGTCCCTGCTCCCTTATGAGGTGTAATCTTCAAAAAACAATTGCACTGTCTTACACGTTCTCTCATAGAGATAATTCCTATTCCATTTGAGTTATTTGAATCAGATTGGTCAAATCCTTTTCCATTGTCAGTGATCCTGATTTTGAGTTCATAACCTCTTGTACTGATTCTTAATGAAATGTAGCTTGCCTCTGCATGTCTAATCGCATTTGAAACTGCTTCCTGACATAAACGAAT is a genomic window of Oceanispirochaeta sp. M1 containing:
- a CDS encoding sensor histidine kinase; the encoded protein is MQIAIDDMRDLISSLNTLEVHRFSFKEVLQDIIRRVNEQSEIPVTLSMSEDLKLKSISPEISLHIIRLCQEAVSNAIRHAEASYISLRISTRGYELKIRITDNGKGFDQSDSNNSNGIGIISMRERVRQCNCFLKITPHKGAGTEVFASIPLREDIV